One genomic region from Campylobacter concisus encodes:
- the rnhA gene encoding ribonuclease HI, with amino-acid sequence MKIVTLFSDGSCLGNPGAGGWAYILRFNEAQKKASGGEAFTTNNQMELKAAIMGLKALKEPCEVRLFTDSSYVVNSINEWLSNWQKRNFKNVKNVELWQEYLEISRPHKVVASWVKGHAGHPENEECDQMARDEALKIKDENER; translated from the coding sequence GTGAAGATAGTAACACTTTTTAGCGACGGCTCGTGCCTTGGAAACCCTGGAGCTGGCGGCTGGGCATATATATTGAGATTTAACGAAGCGCAGAAAAAAGCAAGCGGCGGAGAGGCATTTACTACAAATAATCAAATGGAGCTAAAAGCTGCGATAATGGGGCTAAAAGCGCTAAAAGAGCCCTGCGAGGTAAGGCTTTTTACCGATAGCTCATACGTGGTAAATAGCATAAATGAGTGGCTTTCTAACTGGCAAAAGAGAAATTTTAAAAATGTAAAAAATGTAGAGCTTTGGCAGGAGTATTTAGAAATTTCAAGGCCTCACAAAGTCGTGGCAAGCTGGGTTAAGGGGCACGCTGGACACCCTGAAAACGAGGAATGCGACCAGATGGCAAGAGATGAGGCATTAAAAATAAAAGATGAGAATGAAAGATGA
- the dcuC gene encoding C4-dicarboxylate transporter DcuC has protein sequence METFKLIAAILGIAAVVALLVLKKETRTVLIGIGLVLCIIALKPMGALSAFTDYMTKAGLIKAICASMGFAFVMKYTMCDKHLVALLTKPLKNVGFILIPATTVLTYFINIAIPSAAGCSAAVGATLIPLLMASGIRPAMAGAAVFAGTFGGVLSPGSAHNVYVADLVKKTVEGYTVQDVIKVQIPSAFTALVIVMIALVIVAILLKDYQKNTNFTLESSTTSEEKPLFKVNFIYAIMPLVPLVILVIGGTSLAKDYSFLAWTKMGVAEAMILGAIIAIFATLTNPQKITKEFFNGMGHAYADVMGIIIAAGVFVAGLKACGAVDVVIAWLKTDQSYVKFGGTFVPFIMGIVTGSGDAATFAFNEAVTTNAAALGFEQDKLGMAAAIAGALGRSASPIAGAAIVCAGIAMVSPVEIAKRTFLGMFISVVAIAFFVI, from the coding sequence ATGGAAACATTTAAGCTAATTGCTGCCATTCTTGGCATCGCAGCTGTTGTAGCACTTCTTGTCTTAAAAAAAGAGACAAGAACGGTGCTAATAGGTATTGGTTTGGTGCTTTGTATAATCGCACTAAAACCTATGGGGGCACTAAGTGCTTTTACTGACTATATGACTAAAGCAGGGCTTATAAAGGCGATTTGTGCAAGTATGGGTTTTGCATTTGTTATGAAATACACAATGTGCGATAAACACCTTGTCGCACTTCTTACAAAGCCACTTAAAAATGTGGGTTTTATATTGATCCCCGCAACAACCGTGCTAACTTATTTTATAAATATCGCTATCCCTTCAGCTGCAGGATGCTCCGCTGCTGTTGGTGCGACACTTATACCGCTTCTAATGGCTTCAGGTATCCGCCCAGCTATGGCTGGTGCTGCTGTTTTTGCGGGTACATTTGGTGGAGTTTTAAGCCCGGGATCGGCTCACAACGTCTATGTAGCTGATCTTGTTAAAAAAACGGTTGAGGGCTACACAGTTCAAGATGTCATAAAAGTACAAATTCCAAGTGCATTTACTGCTCTTGTTATCGTAATGATCGCATTAGTTATTGTTGCGATACTGCTTAAAGACTATCAAAAAAATACAAATTTTACTCTTGAAAGTAGTACCACTAGCGAAGAGAAGCCACTATTTAAAGTAAATTTCATCTACGCCATTATGCCTCTAGTTCCACTTGTTATCTTGGTTATTGGTGGAACAAGTCTTGCGAAAGATTATAGCTTTCTTGCATGGACAAAGATGGGCGTTGCTGAGGCGATGATACTAGGTGCCATCATAGCTATCTTTGCTACGCTTACAAATCCGCAAAAGATCACAAAAGAATTTTTTAACGGAATGGGCCACGCTTATGCTGATGTTATGGGCATCATCATTGCAGCTGGTGTCTTTGTCGCTGGCCTAAAGGCATGTGGAGCCGTTGATGTGGTCATCGCATGGTTAAAAACAGATCAAAGTTACGTTAAATTTGGCGGAACGTTTGTGCCATTTATCATGGGTATAGTTACAGGTTCAGGCGACGCTGCTACATTTGCATTTAACGAAGCTGTCACAACAAATGCCGCTGCACTTGGCTTTGAACAAGATAAGCTTGGTATGGCAGCAGCTATTGCTGGTGCTTTAGGTAGATCGGCTTCTCCAATCGCTGGTGCTGCTATCGTTTGTGCAGGCATTGCGATGGTTAGCCCAGTTGAAATCGCTAAAAGAACATTTTTAGGTATGTTTATCTCTGTTGTGGCGATCGCATTTTTTGTCATCTAA
- the pepE gene encoding dipeptidase PepE encodes MKNALLISASSYQDTGYLRHCKNWVKEFLGECGKEEILFIPYAGVRRTNDEYEQKVIDRLKNSNIKSIHHYEDKISAIKNASSIAVGGGNTFMLLYTLYKLNLVEPIKEAVANGAKYFGWSAGANIAGKTMMTTNDMPIIMPKSFDSLNIFPYQINPHFISGKLAGHNGESREERLEEFLIANPKETIYALPEGTALLIEDSEAQVIGHSEILKFEYQKEIEKIEVGTKFKI; translated from the coding sequence ATGAAAAATGCTTTACTAATCAGTGCTTCAAGCTATCAAGATACTGGCTATTTAAGGCACTGCAAAAACTGGGTTAAGGAATTTTTAGGTGAATGCGGCAAGGAAGAAATTTTATTTATCCCTTACGCTGGAGTTAGGCGAACAAATGATGAGTATGAGCAAAAAGTAATTGATAGATTAAAAAATAGCAATATAAAATCAATCCATCACTACGAAGATAAAATTTCAGCTATCAAAAATGCTAGCAGTATCGCAGTTGGCGGCGGAAATACCTTTATGCTGCTTTACACTCTTTATAAGCTAAATTTAGTCGAGCCTATAAAAGAAGCTGTGGCAAATGGCGCAAAATACTTTGGCTGGTCAGCTGGTGCAAACATAGCTGGCAAGACGATGATGACGACAAATGATATGCCTATCATCATGCCAAAGTCCTTTGATAGCTTAAATATCTTCCCATATCAGATCAATCCGCACTTCATAAGTGGCAAGCTAGCAGGTCATAACGGTGAGAGCAGGGAGGAGAGATTGGAGGAATTTTTAATAGCTAATCCAAAAGAGACCATTTACGCACTACCTGAAGGTACGGCTTTACTCATAGAGGATAGCGAGGCCCAGGTCATAGGACACAGTGAAATTTTAAAATTTGAGTATCAAAAAGAGATAGAAAAAATAGAAGTTGGAACTAAATTTAAAATCTAA
- the dnaG gene encoding DNA primase: MIDPKSIEKLKNQIDIVDIIEHFLPVKKMGANYKCVCPFHDDRNPSMSISQSKQIFHCFACKAGGDAIKFVMDYEKLTYPEAIERIASLVNFSLEYTSDKAPTQKENKHILEKANAFYRSEFFKHEAAVRYIYSRGINDAMIEKFELGWAGESASTIRLLQNENIEPKEALEVGIVKQNEKGIYASFIERITFPIYAHTAKLVGFGGRTISDHPAKYVNSPQSIVFDKSKLLYGYHLARQSIFEKKQIIITEGYLDVIMLHFAGFTNAVAVLGTALTTNHLPLLKRGEISVVLCFDGDSAGINAAIKSSRLLVQNEIDGSVVIIKDGADPADMVFAGRSDELKEMFGSGTELGEFYIEQIVKKYDITRPVQKQKCLEEIVEFTNSLKPIIAKSYELLVSNLLKIELNTFSLHGQRYINRQDQNFTNATTTNKQVAQKKDKTDILEFSVLKSMLANKNYEAIVLNELEEKFFLHHKDYFQAILLPNIEDNAVLVREIYVDESSNVASSEDSLKEAILKLKLKYYEKFREDTRKSQKPNKIEIMQKISEIIKGLHNKLQKN, translated from the coding sequence ATGATAGATCCAAAATCCATAGAAAAACTCAAAAATCAAATCGATATCGTTGACATTATAGAACACTTTTTGCCAGTTAAAAAAATGGGTGCAAACTATAAATGCGTCTGCCCATTTCACGACGATAGAAATCCTAGCATGAGCATAAGCCAAAGCAAGCAAATTTTTCACTGTTTTGCTTGCAAGGCTGGTGGAGATGCGATTAAATTTGTAATGGATTATGAGAAATTAACCTATCCAGAAGCCATTGAAAGAATAGCTAGTCTTGTAAATTTTAGCCTCGAATACACAAGCGACAAAGCCCCAACACAAAAAGAAAATAAGCACATTTTGGAAAAGGCAAATGCCTTTTATAGGAGTGAATTTTTCAAGCATGAAGCCGCTGTGAGATATATCTATTCTCGTGGCATAAATGACGCGATGATCGAGAAATTTGAGCTTGGCTGGGCAGGGGAGAGCGCTAGTACCATTAGGCTTTTACAAAATGAAAATATCGAGCCAAAAGAGGCGCTTGAAGTTGGAATCGTAAAGCAAAACGAGAAGGGAATTTATGCTAGTTTTATCGAGCGTATCACATTTCCCATATATGCACATACAGCAAAACTAGTCGGCTTTGGTGGCAGAACGATCTCAGATCATCCTGCAAAATATGTAAATTCTCCACAAAGCATAGTTTTTGACAAGTCAAAGCTGCTTTACGGCTACCACTTAGCCAGACAAAGTATTTTTGAAAAGAAGCAGATCATCATCACAGAGGGATATCTAGATGTTATCATGCTGCACTTTGCAGGCTTTACAAACGCCGTTGCTGTGCTTGGGACTGCACTTACGACTAATCACTTACCACTTTTAAAAAGAGGCGAGATAAGCGTAGTGCTTTGTTTTGATGGTGACTCGGCTGGTATAAATGCCGCTATAAAATCATCTCGTCTTTTAGTGCAAAACGAAATAGATGGAAGCGTTGTAATCATAAAAGATGGTGCAGACCCTGCGGATATGGTATTTGCAGGTAGAAGCGACGAGCTAAAAGAGATGTTTGGCTCTGGGACTGAGCTTGGCGAGTTTTATATCGAGCAAATTGTAAAAAAATATGATATTACACGCCCAGTGCAAAAGCAAAAATGCTTAGAAGAGATAGTGGAATTTACAAATTCTCTAAAGCCAATAATCGCAAAAAGCTACGAATTACTGGTCTCAAATTTACTCAAAATAGAGCTAAATACTTTTAGTCTTCACGGACAAAGATATATAAATAGACAAGATCAAAATTTTACAAATGCTACAACGACAAATAAACAAGTGGCTCAAAAAAAAGATAAAACTGATATTTTGGAATTTAGCGTTTTAAAGAGCATGCTAGCAAATAAAAATTACGAAGCTATCGTTTTAAACGAGCTTGAGGAGAAATTCTTCTTGCATCATAAAGATTATTTTCAGGCTATTTTATTGCCAAATATTGAAGATAATGCGGTGCTTGTTAGAGAAATTTATGTTGATGAAAGCTCAAATGTAGCTTCTAGTGAAGATAGCCTTAAAGAGGCCATTTTAAAGCTAAAACTAAAATACTATGAGAAGTTTCGCGAAGATACTAGAAAATCACAAAAACCAAATAAAATCGAAATAATGCAAAAAATTTCAGAGATCATTAAAGGCTTACACAACAAGCTACAAAAAAATTAG
- the rnc gene encoding ribonuclease III yields the protein MKILEEFEKNLGYKFKKTELLEEALTHKSTKQALNNERLEFLGDAVMDLLVAEYLFKKFSKIAEGDMSKLRAALVNEKSFANMARHLKMGKFLRLSTAEENNGGREKDSILSDAFEAVMGAIYLEAGLDKVREISIALLELCYPQIDFAHLEKDYKTALQEVTQASLGVIPSYELIGTSGPDHKKEFEIALLLNGKEISRAVGSSKKQAQQLAAKIALEKIKK from the coding sequence ATGAAAATTTTAGAAGAATTTGAAAAGAATCTTGGATATAAATTTAAAAAAACTGAACTTTTAGAAGAGGCGCTAACGCATAAAAGCACCAAACAGGCGTTAAATAACGAAAGACTCGAATTTTTAGGTGATGCGGTGATGGATCTGCTGGTGGCTGAGTATCTTTTTAAAAAATTTAGCAAGATCGCAGAGGGCGACATGAGTAAGCTAAGAGCTGCGCTTGTAAATGAAAAAAGCTTTGCAAATATGGCAAGGCATCTAAAAATGGGTAAATTTTTAAGGCTAAGCACGGCTGAAGAGAACAATGGCGGACGCGAGAAAGATAGCATTTTAAGCGACGCATTTGAGGCTGTGATGGGCGCTATCTACCTTGAGGCTGGACTTGATAAAGTGCGAGAAATTTCGATCGCCCTGCTTGAACTTTGCTATCCGCAAATAGATTTTGCTCACCTTGAAAAGGACTACAAAACCGCTCTTCAAGAGGTCACTCAGGCTAGTCTTGGTGTCATACCATCGTACGAACTCATAGGCACGTCAGGTCCTGATCACAAGAAAGAATTTGAGATAGCCTTGCTACTAAATGGCAAAGAAATTTCACGTGCCGTTGGCAGCTCTAAAAAGCAAGCCCAACAGCTTG
- a CDS encoding argininosuccinate synthase domain-containing protein has product MKALALFSGGLDSMLSMKIISDQNIEVVALYMDTGFGVDEEKHEILRRRAALAGASLKVVDMRNEYLRDVLFNPKYGYGKQFNPCIDCHGYMFKTALNMLKSENANFIITGEVLGQRPMSQRRDALFQVKRLADDEDDLVLRPMCAKLLPPTKPEREGWVDREKLLDISGRDRKPQLALAKEFGFEDFATPGGGCLLTIESFAVKIKDYLNFDKEMRGIDVVWLKLGRHLRLPDGAKMIIGRDESDNNALLAHPNDKFDQVNFKESDDIVGAVSFISKNASKADKELAARLALAYTKASRENKFEVSIAGEKFSITPEDKSLAQNYFVK; this is encoded by the coding sequence ATGAAGGCTTTAGCTTTGTTTAGCGGAGGGCTTGACAGCATGCTCTCTATGAAAATAATAAGCGATCAAAATATCGAAGTGGTCGCACTTTATATGGATACTGGATTTGGCGTAGATGAAGAAAAACATGAAATTTTAAGACGCCGTGCAGCTTTGGCTGGGGCTAGTTTAAAAGTGGTTGATATGAGAAATGAGTATCTTCGTGATGTACTCTTTAACCCAAAATACGGCTATGGTAAGCAGTTTAACCCTTGTATTGATTGTCACGGATATATGTTTAAAACAGCTCTTAATATGCTAAAAAGTGAAAATGCAAATTTCATCATCACAGGCGAAGTTTTGGGTCAAAGGCCGATGAGTCAGCGAAGAGATGCACTCTTTCAAGTTAAGCGCCTAGCTGATGACGAGGATGATTTGGTGCTTCGTCCGATGTGCGCTAAGCTTTTGCCACCAACAAAGCCAGAGCGCGAGGGCTGGGTCGATAGAGAGAAGCTGCTTGATATAAGCGGGCGCGATAGAAAGCCGCAGCTTGCTTTGGCAAAGGAATTTGGCTTTGAGGACTTTGCAACGCCTGGAGGCGGGTGTTTGCTAACGATCGAGAGCTTTGCTGTGAAGATAAAGGATTATCTAAATTTTGATAAAGAGATGCGAGGTATCGATGTCGTGTGGCTAAAGCTTGGTAGGCATCTGCGCTTACCAGATGGTGCTAAAATGATAATAGGACGTGACGAGAGCGATAATAACGCACTTTTGGCTCATCCAAACGATAAATTTGATCAAGTAAATTTTAAAGAGAGTGATGATATCGTAGGAGCCGTTAGCTTCATAAGCAAAAACGCTAGTAAAGCTGACAAAGAGCTGGCCGCAAGGCTTGCATTAGCTTATACAAAAGCAAGTAGAGAAAATAAATTTGAAGTTAGCATCGCTGGAGAGAAATTTAGTATCACACCTGAGGATAAATCTCTAGCTCAAAATTATTTCGTAAAATAG
- a CDS encoding amidohydrolase, whose product MDKIANLALSLKDELIKDRRYFHSHPETGWFTFFTTAVLAKRLSDLGYEISLGEKVVKADARLGLGSKEQCEKAIERAKKLLSPEEAKYLPYMKDGLTGLTAFIDTKRPGKFTAFRFDIDSVDVTESADADHRPFKDGFGADIAGITHACGHDGHISIGLGVAKLIAENLDEFNGKFKFIFQTAEEGTRGAVAMEAASVLDGVEYLLGGHIGFQAKTNRGIICGTNKLLATSKFDVHITGRSAHAAGAPQDGANALLAASQMALSMHGITRHAKGVTRINVGVLKAGEGRNVIAPNGYLACETRGEDTNLNDFMYEKCMDIVKGVSEIYSVESKVVKTGGTNGADSDKEVTEIFYEAAKESPFIDDDKIVKELDFGACEDFAHFMRALQDRGAKSGYMMIGTNLKAGHHNCKFDFDEECLVAGVDVYLRSAYKLNGVKK is encoded by the coding sequence ATGGATAAGATAGCAAATTTGGCTCTTTCTTTAAAAGATGAGCTGATCAAGGATCGCAGGTATTTTCACTCACATCCAGAGACTGGCTGGTTTACATTTTTTACAACCGCTGTGCTAGCAAAGAGGCTTAGCGATCTTGGTTATGAAATAAGCCTTGGTGAAAAAGTCGTTAAAGCCGATGCAAGGCTTGGACTTGGCTCAAAAGAGCAATGCGAAAAAGCAATAGAAAGGGCCAAAAAACTCCTAAGTCCTGAAGAGGCAAAATATCTTCCTTATATGAAAGATGGCTTAACTGGCCTAACTGCTTTTATAGATACGAAAAGGCCTGGTAAATTTACAGCATTTAGATTTGACATTGATAGCGTCGATGTGACAGAGAGCGCAGACGCTGATCACAGACCTTTTAAAGATGGCTTTGGTGCAGATATCGCTGGTATCACGCATGCTTGTGGGCATGATGGTCATATATCGATAGGTCTTGGTGTAGCAAAACTTATAGCTGAAAATTTAGATGAGTTTAACGGTAAATTTAAATTTATCTTCCAAACTGCAGAAGAGGGCACAAGAGGTGCTGTGGCCATGGAAGCCGCTAGTGTGCTTGATGGTGTAGAGTATCTATTGGGCGGTCATATCGGCTTTCAAGCAAAAACCAATAGAGGCATCATCTGTGGAACAAATAAGCTACTTGCAACTTCAAAATTTGACGTGCATATCACAGGTCGTTCAGCTCACGCAGCAGGAGCACCGCAAGATGGCGCAAATGCACTTTTAGCTGCATCTCAAATGGCGTTAAGCATGCATGGCATCACAAGACATGCAAAAGGCGTGACTAGGATAAACGTAGGCGTTTTAAAAGCAGGTGAAGGCAGAAACGTCATCGCTCCAAATGGCTATCTAGCTTGCGAAACAAGGGGCGAAGACACAAATTTAAATGATTTTATGTATGAAAAATGTATGGATATCGTTAAAGGTGTGAGCGAAATTTATAGCGTAGAGAGCAAAGTCGTAAAAACTGGCGGTACAAACGGAGCCGATAGCGACAAAGAAGTAACTGAAATTTTCTATGAAGCAGCAAAAGAGAGTCCATTTATAGATGACGATAAGATCGTAAAAGAGCTTGATTTTGGTGCTTGCGAAGATTTTGCTCATTTTATGAGAGCCTTGCAAGATAGGGGCGCAAAGAGTGGCTATATGATGATCGGCACAAATTTAAAAGCAGGCCATCACAACTGCAAATTTGACTTTGATGAGGAGTGCTTGGTGGCTGGAGTTGATGTCTATCTAAGATCTGCTTACAAACTAAATGGAGTAAAAAAATGA
- the pepT gene encoding peptidase T produces the protein MDIVERFLNYTKFNTTTNKENGLKGVMPSNPTEYELAKFLKEELSSLGIKDIILQDNAILIAKIPANCENAPSIAFFGHLDTSSEQKNDTKAKIVKYTGGDICLNKEEGIYLKFSDNPELKKYVGDDIVVTDGTSLLGADDKAAIASIVNMASFFMQNPEVKHGKIVVCFVPDEEQGLLGAKALDVNLLGADFGYCLDCCEIGELIYENWNAADCTMVFKGVSAHPMNAKGKLVNSLLLAHKFISLLPGGEVPECTEGKEGYFWVKELSGNSAKTTLKIDIREFDEVKFQKRLEFLSDMANSFNKIYGERCEITLKTRYENVFKFLKDENSLPIKLAKDAFSELNITPNIKPMRGGYDGAAISAKGVPTLNLFTGANNFHSIFEYLPVSSLKASSEVIKKIIINAAK, from the coding sequence ATGGATATCGTAGAGAGATTTTTAAACTATACAAAATTTAACACCACAACAAATAAAGAAAATGGATTAAAAGGCGTTATGCCTTCTAATCCAACCGAGTATGAGCTGGCTAAGTTTTTAAAAGAAGAGCTTAGCTCGCTAGGCATAAAAGATATCATCTTACAAGACAATGCTATCTTGATAGCAAAAATTCCTGCAAACTGCGAAAATGCTCCAAGTATCGCCTTTTTTGGGCATTTAGATACAAGTAGTGAGCAAAAAAATGATACTAAAGCTAAGATAGTAAAATACACAGGCGGCGACATCTGCCTAAACAAAGAGGAGGGAATTTATCTAAAATTTAGCGATAACCCAGAGCTTAAAAAGTACGTTGGCGACGACATAGTTGTGACTGACGGCACTAGCTTGCTTGGGGCTGATGATAAGGCGGCAATCGCTAGTATCGTAAATATGGCTAGCTTTTTCATGCAAAATCCTGAGGTCAAGCACGGCAAGATCGTGGTCTGCTTTGTGCCTGATGAGGAGCAGGGCTTGCTTGGTGCAAAGGCGCTTGATGTAAATTTACTGGGAGCTGATTTTGGTTACTGCTTAGACTGCTGCGAGATAGGCGAGCTAATATATGAAAACTGGAACGCGGCTGACTGCACAATGGTCTTTAAAGGCGTTTCGGCTCATCCGATGAACGCAAAGGGTAAGCTTGTAAATTCGCTCCTTCTTGCGCATAAATTTATCTCGCTTTTGCCAGGTGGCGAAGTGCCAGAGTGCACCGAGGGCAAGGAGGGCTATTTCTGGGTAAAAGAGCTTAGCGGAAATAGTGCGAAAACGACGCTTAAGATCGACATAAGAGAATTTGACGAGGTGAAATTTCAAAAAAGGCTTGAGTTTTTAAGCGATATGGCAAATTCTTTTAACAAAATTTATGGTGAGCGTTGTGAGATCACGCTAAAAACACGCTATGAAAATGTCTTTAAATTTTTAAAAGATGAAAACTCACTGCCTATAAAATTAGCAAAAGATGCCTTTAGCGAGCTAAATATCACGCCAAACATAAAGCCGATGCGTGGCGGATACGACGGCGCTGCGATCTCTGCAAAGGGCGTGCCAACGCTAAATTTATTCACAGGGGCAAACAACTTTCACTCTATCTTCGAGTACTTGCCAGTTAGCAGCCTAAAAGCCTCAAGCGAAGTCATTAAAAAAATCATAATTAACGCTGCTAAATAA
- a CDS encoding M20 family metallo-hydrolase, with product MINFKRFEANFNAISRFGALTGGGLTRLAFSKEDLEARNFLINLIEENGFKLKIDNVGNIFAIYDDGCEPGEKPVCVGSHIDSVPNGGFYDGTLGVMAGLEALTSIKEAGIKLKRPLWLINFCCEESSRFKTATIGSKIISGKLGLQRLHELKDEDGISLFEAMSKFGLEPQNLNDSLLKEHSIHSYLELHIEQGPVLERSGISVGIVSGIAAPIRFEIIIHGKADHSGATPMNMRSDALLAASHIIIAANKFAKNKKTAVATVGYAHAKPGVLNVVPGEARLGVDLRDIDKASLEELNLELRNFIKELSGELKFSYEIRELSSDEPVKLSEHAINLLSEEAAKLGIKTLTLPSGAGHDAMNLTKLASSVGMLFIPCVGGISHNIAEAINFDDAFKATEILTNALIKLSNE from the coding sequence ATGATAAATTTTAAAAGATTTGAGGCGAATTTTAATGCTATAAGCAGATTTGGAGCATTAACAGGTGGAGGGCTAACAAGGCTTGCATTTAGCAAAGAAGACTTGGAAGCTAGAAATTTTCTTATAAATTTAATAGAAGAAAATGGCTTTAAACTTAAAATTGACAATGTTGGCAATATTTTTGCCATATATGATGATGGCTGTGAGCCAGGCGAGAAGCCAGTTTGTGTGGGCTCTCACATAGATAGCGTGCCAAATGGTGGCTTTTATGATGGCACGCTTGGCGTTATGGCAGGACTTGAAGCATTAACCTCGATAAAAGAAGCTGGCATTAAACTAAAGCGTCCGCTTTGGCTGATAAATTTTTGCTGTGAAGAGTCAAGCAGGTTTAAGACAGCGACCATTGGCAGCAAGATAATAAGCGGCAAACTTGGTTTGCAAAGGCTTCATGAGCTAAAAGACGAAGATGGCATTTCGCTTTTTGAAGCGATGAGTAAATTTGGACTTGAGCCACAAAATTTAAATGATTCTCTTTTAAAAGAACACTCAATTCATTCATATTTAGAACTTCACATTGAACAAGGCCCAGTGCTTGAGCGAAGCGGCATAAGCGTTGGCATAGTAAGCGGTATCGCCGCTCCTATTAGATTTGAAATTATTATTCATGGTAAGGCAGATCACAGCGGTGCAACGCCGATGAATATGCGTAGTGACGCTTTGCTGGCTGCTTCACACATCATAATTGCTGCCAATAAATTTGCTAAAAACAAAAAAACAGCTGTGGCTACTGTTGGTTACGCACATGCAAAGCCAGGCGTTTTAAATGTCGTACCAGGTGAGGCAAGGCTTGGAGTTGATCTAAGAGATATTGATAAGGCAAGCCTAGAAGAGCTAAATTTAGAGCTTAGAAATTTTATAAAAGAGCTAAGTGGTGAGCTAAAATTTAGTTATGAGATAAGAGAACTAAGCAGTGATGAGCCAGTAAAACTTAGTGAGCATGCTATAAATTTACTAAGCGAAGAGGCTGCTAAACTGGGCATAAAAACGCTTACTTTGCCAAGTGGAGCTGGACACGATGCGATGAATCTAACAAAACTTGCAAGTAGTGTTGGCATGCTTTTTATACCTTGTGTCGGCGGCATTAGTCACAATATAGCAGAAGCTATAAATTTTGATGATGCTTTCAAAGCTACAGAAATTTTAACAAATGCACTAATTAAACTATCAAATGAATAA
- a CDS encoding tetratricopeptide repeat protein encodes MSVDIFFIGHRDPIFSLIILFSIILMIAALSYAWGIFSSKDEKKRIEKFIRKFDSKDGISSEHKQMLQSPEIDAQSLCMLGQTFAKNGDFEKSISVYLIALGKVRDKNEKEFILNELGEVYFKAGFLKKASEVFEKVLELSPRNVLALRFLTMIDEKLKNYKEALYALNSLEELGVNVKDQKAYIKAISTLDDRNLSFNEKVEILSHLSQNFELLKRMILALFIRHNENLENLKDFARFEDVIDLLYNLKTPINLSDPKYKSLFYAKGDIEGPCEIYGFELNVIKKLKDAKFDAAGLSFNYVCKSCKNSFPMHFYRCPVCHELGSVKILSHITEKPSEDSNTF; translated from the coding sequence ATGAGCGTGGATATTTTTTTCATTGGGCACAGAGATCCGATATTTAGCCTTATTATTTTATTTAGCATTATTTTGATGATAGCTGCATTAAGCTATGCTTGGGGTATCTTTTCAAGCAAAGATGAGAAAAAAAGAATCGAAAAATTTATAAGAAAATTTGATAGCAAAGATGGCATAAGTAGCGAGCATAAGCAGATGCTACAAAGCCCAGAGATAGACGCTCAAAGCCTTTGCATGCTAGGGCAAACTTTTGCTAAAAATGGTGATTTTGAAAAATCAATTAGTGTTTACCTCATAGCACTTGGCAAAGTTAGAGATAAAAATGAAAAAGAATTTATCCTAAACGAGCTTGGAGAGGTCTATTTTAAGGCTGGATTTTTAAAAAAAGCTAGCGAAGTCTTTGAAAAAGTGCTTGAACTAAGCCCAAGAAATGTGCTTGCACTTCGCTTTTTAACGATGATAGATGAAAAACTTAAAAACTACAAGGAAGCTCTTTATGCGCTAAATTCTCTTGAAGAGCTTGGTGTAAATGTAAAAGATCAAAAGGCCTATATAAAGGCTATTAGCACGCTTGATGATAGAAATTTAAGCTTTAATGAAAAGGTAGAAATTCTCTCCCACCTTAGCCAAAATTTTGAGCTTTTAAAACGCATGATCTTAGCACTTTTCATAAGGCACAATGAAAATTTAGAAAATTTAAAAGATTTTGCTCGTTTTGAAGATGTGATCGATCTGCTTTACAACCTAAAAACGCCTATAAATTTAAGCGATCCAAAATATAAATCGCTCTTTTACGCAAAGGGCGATATAGAAGGTCCATGTGAAATTTACGGCTTTGAGCTAAACGTCATCAAAAAACTAAAAGACGCTAAATTTGACGCGGCTGGGTTAAGCTTTAACTACGTTTGCAAGAGCTGCAAAAACTCATTTCCTATGCACTTTTACCGCTGCCCGGTCTGCCACGAACTAGGAAGTGTCAAAATTTTATCCCACATCACAGAAAAACCAAGTGAAGATAGTAACACTTTTTAG